The following coding sequences lie in one Danio rerio strain Tuebingen ecotype United States chromosome 3, GRCz12tu, whole genome shotgun sequence genomic window:
- the rgs9a gene encoding regulator of G-protein signaling 9a isoform X2 — translation MTIRSDRDHGQHYRPRMTCLKKLEAMVVQMQDPSTGVKGSDQKLNVTTIPHVMTDQDIIAWIAKHMSMENNEAQAFGTMLVAYGYIYPLQDHKKLVLKSDGSLYRFQTPYFWPVQKWAAEDIDYAIYLAKRNIRKKGALDAHEQEEYDKLHKWMNHKWDFIVMQAKEQYHAGKARPKADRVVFDCQERAYWIVHRPPPQTHSAMDYGLDRHIDPNTEEICTSKSSVFKIYYLPIPALNINYSKAWIY, via the exons ATGACAATAAGATCGGACCGAGACCATGGACAACATTATAGGCCACGGATGACCTGCCTTAAAAAG CTGGAGGCCATGGTGGTTCAAATGCAAGACCCATCAACTGGTGTGAAGGGATCAGATCAGAAGCTAAACGTTACTACCATTCCTCATGTCATGACGG ACCAGGACATTATTGCATGGATCGCTAAACATATGAGCATGGAGAATAATG AGGCTCAAGCATTTGGCACAATGTTAGTGGCATATGGATACATCTATCCTCTGCAGGACCACAAAAAGCTCGTCCTTAAATCAGACGGCAGTTTGTATCGCTTTCAG ACCCCCTATTTCTGGCCTGTGCAGAAGTGGGCCGCTGAGGACATTGACTATG CAATCTATCTGGCAAaaagaaatattagaaaaaaaggaGCGCTTGATGCTCATGAACAG GAGGAATACGACAAACTCCACAAATGGATGAACCACAAATGGGATTTTATTGTGATGCAAGCTAAAGAGCAGTACCA TGCTGGGAAGGCACGTCCGAAAGCAGACAGAGTTGTGTTTGACTGTCAGGAAAGAGCATACTGGATAGTCCACAGGCCTCCA CCACAAACTCACAGCGCAATGGATTATGGCCTGGATCGTCATATTGATCCTAATACAGAGGAG ATTTGTACTTCTAAGTCTTCAGTTTTCAAGATATACTATCTACCTATTCCAGCCCTGAATATCAATTATTCAAAAGCTTGGATATACTAA